Proteins from one Alphaproteobacteria bacterium genomic window:
- the tsaE gene encoding tRNA (adenosine(37)-N6)-threonylcarbamoyltransferase complex ATPase subunit type 1 TsaE, whose translation MDATHIYRWDITLPNETDTLGFAQCFAAFMHGHETILLKGTLGSGKTTFARAFIRSLCGENTEVVSPSFMLVQNYDAMPEKGAFVIQHFDLYRLEHPQECWELGLEETLENALVIVEWPEIAEALWPATRLEITISHDDKNDGRRLHVAASGTMVATLKEIRYKWDASRHD comes from the coding sequence ATGGACGCAACACACATATATCGCTGGGATATTACCTTGCCAAACGAGACGGATACACTTGGTTTTGCACAGTGTTTTGCAGCGTTTATGCATGGACACGAAACCATATTGCTAAAAGGTACGCTAGGCTCAGGAAAAACCACTTTTGCACGTGCTTTTATTCGCAGCTTGTGTGGTGAAAACACAGAAGTTGTAAGTCCTAGTTTTATGCTGGTGCAAAATTATGACGCCATGCCAGAAAAAGGTGCTTTTGTGATTCAGCACTTTGATTTATACCGTCTGGAGCATCCGCAGGAATGTTGGGAATTAGGCTTGGAAGAAACCTTAGAAAATGCATTGGTAATTGTCGAATGGCCAGAAATTGCCGAAGCATTATGGCCCGCTACCCGTCTTGAAATCACCATTTCCCATGATGATAAAAATGATGGTCGCAGATTGCATGTTGCTGCCAGTGGAACTATGGTAGCCACATTAAAAGAGATTAGATATAAATGGGATGCATCGCGCCATGACTAA
- a CDS encoding OmpA family protein encodes MSVYDPYSVDGEDGMISAKPKPANTAWMMTVADLFSLMLTFFVLLYSMSVIQREKFDEISNSLMQRLNVVLQEEEPVILSEKWQIPRATFTYARGLDYLNRVIDQRFEGVDALEGVVVSRGQDRITLSLTSDTMFKPGSVDIEPKAQQMLIQIGRFLSNLGNAITIEGHTDPRPINTAQFPSNWELSMARAVSVANTLRAQGYPYTIDVYGFGSSRHDQLAMLTPERRDQLSRRVDIIVRETVAKY; translated from the coding sequence ATGAGCGTGTATGACCCATATTCTGTGGATGGCGAAGACGGCATGATAAGCGCAAAACCTAAGCCAGCCAATACCGCATGGATGATGACCGTGGCAGATCTATTCTCTTTGATGCTTACTTTCTTTGTGCTGCTTTATTCTATGTCGGTTATTCAACGCGAGAAATTTGATGAAATTTCCAATTCACTCATGCAACGGCTCAATGTGGTGTTGCAAGAAGAAGAACCGGTGATACTAAGCGAAAAATGGCAGATTCCTCGCGCTACATTTACCTATGCACGGGGCTTGGATTACCTTAATCGCGTAATAGACCAGCGCTTTGAAGGCGTAGACGCGCTAGAAGGGGTAGTTGTCTCACGTGGGCAAGATCGTATTACTCTTTCGCTTACGAGTGACACCATGTTTAAGCCTGGCAGTGTGGATATTGAACCAAAAGCCCAGCAAATGCTGATTCAAATCGGGCGTTTTCTTAGTAATTTAGGCAATGCCATTACCATCGAAGGCCATACCGATCCCCGACCTATCAATACTGCTCAGTTTCCTTCAAACTGGGAGCTTTCTATGGCGCGTGCTGTAAGTGTAGCTAATACATTACGCGCTCAAGGCTATCCTTATACGATTGATGTGTATGGATTTGGTAGTTCACGCCATGATCAACTGGCAATGCTAACGCCCGAGCGCCGCGATCAACTTTCACGCCGAGTAGATATTATTGTGAGGGAAACCGTTGCAAAATATTAG